One Peromyscus leucopus breed LL Stock chromosome 14, UCI_PerLeu_2.1, whole genome shotgun sequence genomic window carries:
- the Rd3l gene encoding protein RD3-like, which produces MPLFSWMKWPKTDSYQQSQRAGSDGVTKTLLRELKWHLKERERLIQEIENEQRVKRTGVDYNWLRNYQTPHATIPATEQRQLEVLCSQVQPCQTGTILSRFRELLAENDVLPWEIVYIFKQVLKDSLSSPDRGGQHAGLWASDITCSPAPVLPGESLERPDKDEIPTISSYVDRNAKNRFPSCSHRVWNLPYYYPSS; this is translated from the exons ATGCCACTTTTCAGCTGGATGAAATGGCCCAAAACAGATTCCTACCAGCAAAGCCAGCGTGCCGGCTCCGACGGGGTGACAAAGACCCTGCTTCGGGAGTTAAAATGGCACCTGAAGGAGCGTGAGAGATTAATACAAGAGATCGAAAATGAACAGAGAGTGAAAAGGACAGGCGTGGATTACAACTGGCTGAGGAACTACCAGACCCCTCATGCGACCATCCCAGCTACCGAACAGAGACAACTGGAAGTTCTGTGCTCTCAAGTGCAGCCCTGTCAGACCGGAACTATCCTCAGCAG ATTTCGAGAACTTTTGGCAGAAAATGATGTCCTTCCCTGGGAAATAGTCTACATCTTCAAGCAAGTTCTGAAAGACTCCCTCAGCAGTCCGGACAGAGGGGGTCAGCACGCTGGCCTGTGGGCCTCTGACATCACCTGTTCCCCGGCCCCTGTGCTCCCAGGTGAAAGCTTGGAGAGGCCAGACAAAGATGAAATACCCACGATTTCAAGTTACGTAGACAGAAATGCCAAGAACAGGTTTCCATCCTGCTCACACAGAGTATGGAACCTGCCATACTATTACCCATCGAGTTAA